A portion of the Chryseobacterium tructae genome contains these proteins:
- a CDS encoding pseudouridine synthase, giving the protein MSRDNNNSDRPKRPRISTKKSSDDSRASRSGNSSGSKPFKKPFSKDGDRKGPEHSGSNSRFEKKPFKKNTGSFNSSSDDSESKSESRAYITNKSESYERKSFGKPKRGGKSFDTRDKYERGSLKYGRRPSANGEDRNDDKTRSFVQKRRLNKIDKDIHKDSIRLNKYIANSGICSRREADELITQGLVEVNGKAITEMGYQVQKTDRVVFDGQSITPEKPVYVLLNKPKGYISTTKDDKARKTVMDLVANASPYRLFPVGRLDRSTTGVILLTNDGHMTKKLTHPSFDAKKIYHVTLDKKLTGEDLRLIAEGIRLDEGVAVVDQISYIEGKPKNEIGIEIHIGWNRVIRRIFQRLGYEVESLDRVMFAGLTKKNIKRGHWRILSELEVNNLKML; this is encoded by the coding sequence ATGAGCAGAGATAATAATAATTCAGACAGACCAAAGAGACCAAGAATTTCAACCAAGAAAAGTTCTGATGATTCTCGTGCTTCCAGATCTGGAAATTCTTCAGGATCAAAACCTTTTAAAAAACCTTTCTCTAAAGACGGAGATAGAAAAGGCCCCGAACATTCAGGATCCAACTCAAGATTTGAAAAGAAACCGTTTAAGAAAAATACTGGGAGTTTTAATAGCTCAAGTGATGATTCTGAGTCAAAATCTGAAAGTAGAGCTTATATCACGAATAAAAGCGAAAGCTATGAAAGAAAATCTTTTGGAAAACCCAAGAGAGGTGGTAAAAGTTTTGACACAAGAGATAAGTATGAAAGAGGTAGCCTAAAATATGGTAGAAGACCTTCTGCTAATGGAGAGGATAGAAATGATGACAAAACAAGATCTTTTGTACAGAAAAGAAGACTGAACAAGATTGATAAAGACATTCATAAAGACAGCATCCGTCTTAATAAGTATATTGCTAATTCCGGAATCTGCAGCAGAAGAGAGGCTGATGAACTTATCACTCAAGGGCTTGTAGAGGTAAACGGAAAAGCAATCACTGAAATGGGGTACCAGGTACAGAAAACTGACAGAGTTGTTTTTGATGGACAAAGTATTACACCGGAAAAACCTGTATATGTACTTCTGAACAAACCAAAAGGGTATATTTCTACAACGAAGGATGATAAAGCAAGAAAAACAGTAATGGATCTTGTAGCAAATGCTTCGCCTTATAGATTGTTCCCGGTTGGAAGATTAGACCGTTCCACTACAGGAGTTATCTTATTGACTAATGACGGACACATGACTAAAAAGCTGACGCATCCATCTTTTGATGCTAAGAAAATCTATCATGTAACATTAGACAAGAAATTAACAGGTGAAGATTTACGTCTTATTGCAGAAGGAATCCGTCTTGATGAAGGAGTAGCAGTAGTTGATCAGATTTCATACATTGAAGGAAAACCGAAAAATGAAATTGGAATTGAGATCCACATCGGTTGGAACCGTGTTATCAGAAGAATTTTCCAAAGATTAGGATACGAGGTAGAATCTTTAGACAGAGTAATGTTTGCCGGATTAACGAAGAAGAACATCAAAAGAGGACACTGGAGAATTCTTTCAGAACTGGAAGTAAACAACCTTAAAATGCTTTAA
- the aroB gene encoding 3-dehydroquinate synthase, which produces MITILNDNFSQLNDFLHGKTFSKIFILVDENTHEYCLPVLLGNMETDLGFEILEIEAGEEMKNIQTANQLWEILTEMQADRKALVINLGGGVITDMGGFVASTYKRGIQFINIPTTLLSMCDASIGGKTGIDLMHYKNMVGTFAFPEQIFIYPQFLKTLPFKELRSGFAEMLKHGLIADKAHWKQLIQIHKLEVESVTPYIQNSMDIKQDVVEKDFHESNIRKTLNFGHTIGHAVESLCLQQGNPILHGEAVAMGMISETHLAFLENLISEEDSTMIIENIQRYYPYLDISDFKDEDITALLLNDKKNVDSKINFSLLTGIGSCNYDHQCSQKNILEAIHFYRKLNDL; this is translated from the coding sequence ATGATAACAATATTAAACGATAATTTTTCGCAACTCAACGACTTTCTTCATGGGAAAACGTTCAGTAAAATTTTTATTTTAGTGGATGAAAATACGCATGAATATTGTCTTCCTGTTCTTTTAGGCAATATGGAGACAGATCTTGGGTTTGAAATTCTGGAGATTGAAGCAGGAGAAGAAATGAAGAATATCCAGACTGCGAATCAGCTTTGGGAAATTCTTACCGAAATGCAGGCAGACCGAAAAGCATTAGTCATTAATCTTGGCGGTGGCGTTATAACAGATATGGGAGGTTTTGTAGCATCTACCTATAAAAGAGGAATTCAGTTCATTAATATCCCTACTACCCTATTATCCATGTGTGATGCCTCTATTGGTGGCAAAACAGGGATAGATTTGATGCACTATAAAAATATGGTAGGAACATTTGCATTCCCTGAACAGATATTTATTTACCCTCAATTTTTAAAAACATTACCCTTTAAAGAATTAAGAAGTGGATTTGCCGAAATGTTGAAACATGGTCTGATTGCTGATAAAGCCCATTGGAAGCAGCTGATTCAGATTCATAAGCTTGAGGTGGAATCAGTAACCCCTTATATCCAGAATTCTATGGATATCAAACAGGATGTTGTAGAAAAAGATTTCCATGAAAGTAATATCAGAAAAACCTTGAATTTTGGACATACAATAGGCCATGCTGTGGAAAGTCTTTGTTTACAACAGGGAAATCCTATTCTTCACGGTGAAGCTGTTGCTATGGGAATGATTAGTGAAACTCATCTGGCCTTTCTTGAAAACCTTATTTCAGAAGAAGATTCAACAATGATTATTGAAAACATCCAACGTTACTATCCTTATTTAGACATCAGTGATTTTAAAGATGAAGATATTACCGCTTTATTATTGAATGATAAAAAGAACGTGGACAGTAAAATTAATTTTTCTCTACTTACTGGAATCGGGTCATGTAATTATGATCACCAATGCAGTCAAAAAAATATACTGGAAGCCATTCATTTTTATAGAAAATTGAATGATCTTTAA
- a CDS encoding GLPGLI family protein gives MKSLLLFCFFLPCIYYSQNIRFTYNYKFVSDTLRKDDISEEIVVLDLEKDNKSIFTGLKHIISDSTMTAQSEKGIMSFPDISMKIKYVVEKKGDGIMYFYTPNHMPNPVLKVKDERKINWKILSDKQKIGEYNTQKATAHFGGREWTAWFTTEISFQDGPYKFHGLPGLILKVYDKTNTHSFEIISVEKKKSNYDILNDTTYKESKQITLNEFEKISKKSDLERYREKAFTGDIIFKTSEEKQKFLKDLDVKIKERKIHDNNPIELIQ, from the coding sequence ATGAAAAGTTTACTTCTTTTTTGTTTTTTTTTACCTTGCATATATTATTCTCAAAATATTAGATTTACCTATAATTACAAATTTGTATCTGATACTTTGAGAAAAGATGATATCTCCGAAGAAATTGTGGTTTTAGACCTTGAAAAAGATAACAAATCAATTTTCACTGGCTTAAAACATATAATATCTGATTCTACTATGACTGCGCAATCAGAGAAAGGAATAATGTCATTCCCAGATATTTCAATGAAAATAAAATATGTGGTAGAAAAAAAAGGTGATGGTATTATGTATTTTTATACGCCTAACCATATGCCTAACCCTGTCTTAAAAGTTAAGGATGAAAGAAAAATAAATTGGAAAATTTTATCTGATAAACAAAAGATTGGAGAGTATAATACACAGAAAGCCACAGCCCATTTTGGAGGAAGAGAATGGACGGCATGGTTTACCACGGAAATTTCTTTTCAAGATGGTCCATATAAATTTCATGGCTTACCAGGACTTATTTTAAAAGTCTATGATAAAACAAACACTCATTCATTTGAAATTATATCAGTGGAGAAAAAGAAATCTAATTACGATATTTTAAATGATACTACTTATAAAGAGTCAAAACAAATTACTTTAAATGAATTTGAAAAAATTTCTAAAAAAAGTGACTTAGAAAGGTATAGAGAAAAGGCATTTACTGGCGATATAATTTTTAAAACCAGTGAAGAAAAACAAAAATTTCTAAAGGATTTGGATGTTAAAATAAAAGAAAGAAAAATACATGATAATAATCCCATTGAACTTATACAATAG
- a CDS encoding bacteriocin-like protein: protein MKNLKKISRENLKSVTGGFRDPGRWCCCNFSGCSTGVYGDSNNLTCVDAGTTLQSC, encoded by the coding sequence ATGAAAAATCTTAAAAAAATTTCAAGAGAAAATTTAAAATCAGTAACAGGAGGGTTTAGAGATCCAGGCAGATGGTGCTGTTGTAATTTTAGTGGTTGTAGTACAGGTGTCTATGGGGACTCAAATAATTTAACCTGTGTTGATGCCGGCACAACTTTACAAAGTTGTTAA
- a CDS encoding tail fiber domain-containing protein: protein MANGYFSLYSAKSTIGNVGIGASSLRELISGDDNIGIGGDSFRMIPGGRGNTAIGGSAGYNLNSINNYNTFIGFRAAAGLVSGKSNTIIGANVSGLPASLSNNVIIADGDGNRRINIDQNGNIGIGTNTPKFPLDIRLKTTGWPLAVSSLTYYGISPESGSVDGTLTTYSNYTNDMGTFNTNTSIYADGNIISVGKLSVAQTSLFSDKRIKSIVGKSDGANDLELLKKLGITNYFMKDESVYGKQKFKKVIAQEVEAVYPQAVSRSSVKTFIPNIYQLAKQNDGVLIFEKPIVIAKEDKFLKIYDETGEVILEIQASTPNSITVNLTNKNLKGRLFVYGTEVSDLRTVDYDALSMLNISATQELAKKVEALEKENEALKNSHIEMQHKQSIFEERLKQLESSFSK, encoded by the coding sequence GTGGCAAACGGCTATTTTTCACTTTATTCAGCTAAAAGCACCATAGGCAATGTTGGGATCGGCGCCAGTTCTCTTCGTGAGCTTATTTCTGGAGATGACAATATAGGAATTGGAGGTGACTCTTTTCGAATGATTCCTGGTGGGAGAGGGAATACCGCGATTGGCGGATCTGCAGGATATAATTTAAATTCGATAAATAATTATAATACTTTTATAGGCTTCCGGGCGGCGGCTGGGCTTGTTTCCGGAAAATCAAATACCATAATTGGAGCTAATGTAAGTGGTTTGCCGGCTTCGCTGTCGAATAATGTCATCATTGCTGATGGCGATGGGAACAGAAGAATCAATATTGATCAGAACGGAAATATTGGTATTGGAACAAATACTCCAAAATTTCCACTGGATATCAGGTTAAAAACTACAGGATGGCCTTTGGCGGTCTCAAGCCTCACGTATTATGGAATAAGTCCTGAATCAGGCTCTGTTGATGGAACATTAACTACTTATTCTAATTACACCAATGATATGGGTACTTTCAATACTAACACTTCTATTTATGCAGATGGGAATATTATATCCGTAGGAAAATTGAGTGTAGCCCAAACTTCTCTCTTCTCAGATAAAAGAATTAAAAGTATCGTAGGAAAGTCAGACGGAGCAAATGATTTGGAACTCTTAAAAAAGCTTGGTATTACTAATTATTTTATGAAAGATGAATCGGTATATGGTAAGCAGAAATTTAAAAAGGTAATTGCTCAGGAGGTAGAGGCAGTGTATCCGCAAGCCGTGAGTAGAAGTAGTGTAAAAACTTTTATTCCCAATATCTATCAGTTGGCAAAACAAAATGATGGAGTTCTTATTTTTGAAAAGCCCATTGTTATTGCTAAAGAGGACAAATTTCTTAAAATATATGATGAAACAGGAGAAGTTATTTTGGAGATACAGGCAAGCACGCCTAACAGTATTACTGTTAATTTAACAAATAAAAACCTTAAAGGAAGACTATTTGTTTATGGAACTGAAGTGTCTGATCTGAGGACGGTAGACTATGACGCCTTATCTATGTTGAATATCTCTGCAACTCAGGAACTGGCGAAAAAGGTAGAGGCATTAGAAAAAGAAAATGAAGCATTAAAAAATTCGCATATAGAAATGCAACATAAACAATCTATTTTTGAAGAGCGTCTAAAACAACTCGAATCTTCCTTCTCGAAATAA
- a CDS encoding porin family protein has protein sequence MKKILLGLALVAGTFSFAQKTSSNTASSSPVRFGLKAGLNISTLSGDGMKSKAGFYGGVFANIPVAQDFSVQPEVLYSGMGAKDNYDSNTKLNLDYIAVPVMFQYNALPNLYLEAGPQFSFLINSKLKDSNRSYDMKDYTKGFDFALGLGAGYYFTPNIGVNVRYVAGLTDIAKDRPSGADSSKNGAFQVGLSYKF, from the coding sequence ATGAAAAAGATTCTTTTAGGCCTAGCATTAGTAGCAGGTACTTTCTCTTTCGCACAAAAAACTTCTAGCAATACAGCATCATCTTCTCCAGTTAGATTTGGATTAAAAGCTGGTCTTAACATTTCTACTCTTTCAGGAGATGGAATGAAGTCTAAAGCAGGTTTCTATGGTGGAGTATTCGCTAACATTCCTGTAGCTCAAGATTTCAGCGTTCAGCCTGAAGTTCTATACAGCGGTATGGGAGCAAAAGATAACTATGATAGCAATACTAAACTTAATTTAGATTATATCGCTGTACCAGTAATGTTCCAGTACAACGCACTTCCTAACCTTTATTTAGAAGCAGGTCCTCAATTCAGTTTCCTTATAAACTCAAAATTGAAAGACAGTAACAGATCTTATGATATGAAAGATTATACTAAAGGATTTGATTTTGCTCTTGGTCTTGGTGCAGGATATTACTTCACTCCAAACATTGGTGTTAACGTAAGATATGTTGCAGGATTAACTGATATCGCTAAAGATAGACCTAGTGGTGCTGACTCTTCTAAAAACGGAGCGTTCCAAGTTGGATTATCTTATAAATTCTAA
- a CDS encoding porin family protein, translating into MKKLFVGLAFAGSLFINAQEKTKSSSPITFGVKAGINATTISRTNDTYSEGYYDNDQKMKAGFNAGVFVNIPVAEKFSVQPELLFSQLGSKSEVRYRNSNGKFTSTVEASDKVNLNYIVLPLMVQYNILPQLYVEAGPEFGLLLGGKSKSDVTITNGSENFTSSQSDKYSDKINMDRFNKFNFGIGIGAGYYFTPQFGVTARFIAGVTDVLKSDYVDFKSRNNAFQVGVAYKFK; encoded by the coding sequence ATGAAGAAATTATTCGTAGGGTTGGCTTTCGCAGGAAGCCTTTTTATCAATGCGCAGGAAAAAACTAAATCATCTTCTCCAATTACTTTCGGAGTAAAAGCAGGAATCAATGCAACTACTATTTCTAGAACCAACGATACATATTCAGAGGGCTATTATGATAATGATCAGAAAATGAAAGCAGGTTTTAATGCTGGAGTATTTGTAAATATACCGGTAGCAGAAAAATTTAGTGTTCAGCCTGAGCTTCTTTTCAGCCAATTAGGTTCAAAATCAGAAGTAAGGTATAGAAATTCCAATGGAAAATTTACAAGTACAGTAGAGGCAAGCGACAAAGTGAACTTAAATTATATTGTTCTTCCTCTTATGGTGCAATATAATATTCTTCCTCAGCTTTATGTAGAGGCAGGTCCTGAGTTTGGATTGCTGTTAGGAGGAAAATCAAAAAGTGATGTTACCATTACTAACGGATCTGAAAATTTTACATCTTCTCAAAGTGATAAATACTCAGACAAAATAAATATGGATCGTTTTAACAAATTCAATTTCGGAATAGGTATTGGTGCAGGATATTATTTTACGCCACAATTTGGAGTAACTGCCAGATTTATTGCCGGAGTTACAGATGTACTGAAGAGCGATTATGTGGATTTCAAATCAAGAAACAATGCTTTTCAGGTAGGAGTAGCTTATAAATTCAAATAA
- a CDS encoding porin family protein — protein sequence MNKLFLGLALTAGTLAFAQETTTTTTTVNTSPLKKDVQPIRFGIKAGGNSAYFSAQKFGMNSQKLGFHAGAFVNIPISKQFSIQPEVLYNQMGARDVISSETIYDKTTKIQDKVTMNYISVPLMVQMRPMEKFYVEAGPEFSYFINGKMKGDVTTTTTTGGVTTTVSQSHSEDINKDEINKFNFGLALGLGYDITNNIGINARYTNSLTKIDKMSTAAENNNRVFQLGLNYKF from the coding sequence ATGAATAAGTTATTTTTAGGACTAGCATTAACTGCTGGTACATTAGCCTTCGCTCAAGAAACAACAACGACAACAACAACTGTAAATACATCACCTCTTAAAAAAGATGTACAACCGATCAGATTTGGTATTAAAGCAGGAGGAAACTCAGCTTATTTCAGTGCTCAAAAATTCGGAATGAACAGTCAGAAATTAGGTTTCCATGCTGGTGCTTTTGTGAACATTCCAATCTCTAAGCAATTCAGCATTCAGCCAGAGGTTTTATATAACCAAATGGGGGCAAGAGATGTAATTTCTTCTGAAACTATTTATGATAAAACTACAAAAATTCAAGACAAAGTAACGATGAACTATATCTCAGTTCCTTTGATGGTTCAGATGAGACCAATGGAGAAATTCTATGTAGAAGCAGGTCCTGAATTCAGTTATTTCATCAACGGAAAGATGAAGGGTGATGTAACAACTACAACGACTACAGGTGGAGTAACAACTACTGTAAGCCAATCACACTCTGAAGATATTAACAAGGATGAGATCAATAAATTTAACTTTGGTCTAGCTCTTGGTTTAGGTTATGATATCACTAATAATATCGGAATCAATGCAAGATATACGAACAGTTTAACAAAGATCGATAAAATGAGTACAGCTGCTGAAAACAACAACAGAGTATTTCAATTAGGTCTGAACTATAAGTTCTAA